One part of the Bradyrhizobium sp. CB1650 genome encodes these proteins:
- the ureC gene encoding urease subunit alpha, with protein sequence MSVKIKRSVYADMFGPTTGDKVRLADTDLVIEVEKDFTTYGEEVKFGGGKVIRDGMGQSQVTNRQGAADTVITNALIVDHWGIVKADVAIKDGMISAIGKAGNPDIQPGVTIIIGPGTDVIAGEGKILTAGGFDSHIHFICPQQIEHALMSGVTSMLGGGTGPSHGTFATTCTPGPWHIARMIQSFDAFPVNLGISGKGNASRPAALVEMIKAGACALKLHEDWGTTPAAIDNCLSVADDHDIQVMIHTDTLNESGFVEDTIKAFKGRTIHAFHTEGAGGGHAPDIIKIAGLKNVLPSSTNPTRPFTRNTIDEHLDMLMVCHHLDPSIAEDLAFAESRIRKETIAAEDILHDLGALSMMSSDSQAMGRLGEVIIRTWQTADKMKKQRGSLPQDKDNDNFRVKRYIAKYTINPAIAHGVSKLIGSVEKGKLADLVLWSPAFFGVKPDCIIKGGSIVAAPMGDPNASIPTPQPVHYQPMFGAFGKARTASSVIFTSKAAVTGGLARKLGIDKKLYAVQNTRGKISKKSMIHNDATPDIEVDPETYEVRADGELLTCAPAEVLPMAQRYFMY encoded by the coding sequence ATGTCTGTGAAAATCAAGCGATCCGTCTATGCCGACATGTTCGGCCCGACCACCGGCGACAAGGTGCGGCTCGCCGATACCGATCTCGTCATCGAGGTGGAGAAGGATTTCACCACTTACGGCGAGGAGGTGAAGTTCGGCGGCGGCAAGGTGATCCGCGACGGCATGGGGCAGTCGCAGGTCACCAACCGGCAGGGCGCGGCCGACACGGTCATCACCAATGCGCTGATCGTCGATCACTGGGGCATCGTGAAGGCCGACGTCGCAATCAAGGACGGCATGATCTCCGCGATCGGCAAGGCGGGCAATCCCGACATCCAGCCGGGCGTCACCATCATCATCGGCCCGGGCACCGACGTGATCGCGGGCGAAGGCAAGATCCTCACCGCCGGCGGCTTCGACAGCCACATCCATTTCATCTGTCCGCAGCAGATCGAGCATGCGCTGATGTCTGGTGTCACCTCGATGCTTGGCGGCGGCACCGGTCCCTCGCATGGCACCTTCGCCACCACTTGCACGCCCGGGCCCTGGCACATCGCGCGAATGATCCAGTCGTTCGATGCCTTCCCGGTCAATCTCGGCATTTCCGGCAAGGGCAACGCCTCGCGGCCCGCCGCGCTGGTCGAGATGATCAAGGCCGGCGCCTGCGCGCTGAAGCTGCACGAGGACTGGGGCACCACGCCGGCCGCGATCGACAACTGCCTGTCGGTCGCCGACGATCACGATATCCAGGTCATGATCCATACCGACACGTTGAACGAATCCGGCTTTGTCGAGGACACGATCAAGGCGTTCAAGGGCCGCACCATCCACGCCTTCCACACCGAAGGCGCCGGCGGCGGTCACGCGCCTGACATCATCAAGATTGCAGGGCTGAAGAACGTGCTGCCGTCCTCGACCAATCCGACGCGGCCGTTCACCCGCAACACCATCGACGAGCATCTGGACATGCTGATGGTGTGCCACCATCTCGATCCCTCGATCGCGGAAGACCTTGCCTTTGCCGAGAGCCGCATCCGCAAGGAGACCATCGCCGCCGAAGACATTTTGCACGATCTCGGCGCGCTCTCGATGATGTCCTCGGACTCCCAGGCCATGGGTCGACTCGGCGAGGTCATCATTCGGACCTGGCAGACCGCCGACAAGATGAAGAAGCAGCGCGGATCGCTGCCGCAGGACAAGGACAACGACAACTTTCGCGTGAAGCGTTACATCGCGAAATACACCATCAACCCCGCGATCGCCCATGGCGTCTCAAAGCTGATTGGCTCGGTGGAGAAGGGCAAGCTCGCCGATCTCGTGCTGTGGTCGCCCGCTTTCTTCGGCGTCAAGCCTGACTGCATCATCAAGGGCGGTTCGATCGTGGCTGCACCCATGGGCGATCCCAATGCCTCGATCCCGACGCCGCAGCCGGTGCATTACCAGCCGATGTTCGGCGCCTTCGGTAAGGCGCGCACGGCGTCCTCCGTCATCTTCACCTCGAAAGCGGCGGTCACCGGCGGCCTGGCGCGCAAGCTCGGCATCGACAAGAAGCTCTATGCGGTCCAGAACACCCGCGGAAAGATCTCCAAGAAGAGCATGATCCACAACGACGCGACGCCCGATATCGAGGTCGATCCGGAGACCTACGAGGTCCGTGCCGACGGCGAACTGCTCACCTGCGCGCCGGCCGAGGTGCTGCCGATGGCACAACGATATTTCATGTACTGA
- a CDS encoding HD domain-containing protein, which yields MLSPVRLISEAAELAARRHNGMARKGRGDEPYINHLAEVANLLAAATDGADAELVAAGWLHDAIEDTDTTREELAQKFSERVASLVVECTDDMGLPKVERRRRQVIDAPKKSAGARLIKIADKISNIGARIRPDPSAEERDDLVDYIGWAEQVVAGCRGGNQWLDTKFDDMVRMARASL from the coding sequence ATGCTGTCGCCCGTTCGCCTCATCTCCGAAGCCGCCGAGCTTGCCGCGCGCCGACACAACGGCATGGCGCGCAAGGGCCGCGGCGACGAGCCCTACATCAATCATCTTGCCGAAGTCGCGAACCTGCTTGCGGCCGCGACCGACGGGGCCGATGCCGAGCTGGTCGCAGCCGGCTGGCTGCATGATGCGATCGAGGATACCGACACCACGCGTGAGGAGCTCGCGCAGAAATTTTCCGAGCGCGTCGCCTCCCTCGTCGTCGAATGCACCGATGACATGGGCCTGCCCAAGGTCGAGCGGCGGCGCCGGCAGGTCATCGACGCCCCGAAGAAGTCGGCCGGCGCCAGGCTGATCAAGATCGCCGACAAGATCAGCAATATCGGCGCGCGCATTCGTCCCGACCCGAGCGCCGAGGAGCGTGACGATCTGGTCGACTACATCGGATGGGCCGAGCAGGTGGTCGCTGGCTGCCGCGGCGGCAATCAATGGCTCGATACGAAATTCGACGACATGGTGCGAATGGCGAGGGCCTCGTTGTGA
- a CDS encoding urease subunit beta translates to MIPGELFIQDGEIELNAGGKTVTLTVANTGDRPIQVGSHYHFFETNPALKFDRKKARGMRLDIAAGTAVRFEPGQTRDVQLVALAGKKTIYGFRGDIMGKL, encoded by the coding sequence ATGATCCCCGGTGAACTCTTCATCCAGGACGGCGAGATCGAGCTCAATGCCGGCGGCAAGACCGTGACGCTGACAGTTGCAAACACCGGCGATCGCCCGATCCAGGTCGGCTCGCACTACCATTTCTTCGAGACCAATCCGGCGCTGAAGTTCGACCGCAAGAAGGCGCGCGGCATGCGCCTCGACATCGCCGCCGGCACCGCCGTCCGCTTCGAACCCGGCCAGACCCGCGACGTCCAGCTCGTCGCCCTCGCCGGCAAGAAGACCATCTACGGCTTCCGCGGCGACATCATGGGGAAGCTGTAA
- a CDS encoding urease subunit gamma: MNLSPREKDKLLISMAAIVARRRLERGVKLNHPEAVSIISDFILEGARDGRTVAELMQSGAQVLTRDQVMPGIPEMIHDIQVEATFPDGTKLVTVHEPIR, encoded by the coding sequence ATGAACCTGTCTCCCCGCGAAAAGGACAAGCTTCTGATTTCGATGGCGGCCATCGTCGCGCGGCGCAGGCTCGAGCGCGGCGTCAAGCTCAACCATCCCGAGGCGGTGTCGATCATCTCCGATTTCATTCTCGAAGGCGCGCGCGACGGCCGCACCGTCGCCGAGCTGATGCAATCCGGCGCCCAGGTGCTGACCCGCGATCAGGTGATGCCGGGTATTCCGGAGATGATCCACGACATCCAGGTCGAGGCAACCTTTCCAGACGGGACGAAGCTCGTCACCGTGCACGAGCCGATCCGGTGA
- a CDS encoding urease accessory protein UreD gives MRSELSVTSSVFEANRARGAVRFDVHARDGVTRRGALHESGSLRVRFPSPEDEGLSGVFVNTAGGVAGGDRFDIEITTTDAARLTLTTAAAEKVYRTPGPAAQLNIALKVGTGAHLSWLPQETILFDRARVQRRFDIELDETASLLLCEIVVFGRTAMGERMEQGEFVDRWRLRRGGKLVFAETVRLDGDIGRKLARPAFAKGGAVIGTALIVPGDEALVERIHEAADTFAGEVGISAWNGFAMARFCAQDAARLRADMMAVLARAGAALPRLWLN, from the coding sequence ATGCGCAGCGAGCTATCAGTCACGTCTTCGGTGTTCGAGGCCAACCGTGCCCGCGGCGCGGTGCGGTTCGACGTCCATGCCAGGGATGGTGTCACGCGTCGCGGCGCCCTGCATGAGTCCGGTTCCCTGCGCGTGCGCTTTCCCTCGCCCGAGGACGAGGGATTATCGGGTGTGTTCGTCAACACGGCCGGCGGGGTTGCCGGCGGCGATCGCTTCGACATCGAGATCACGACGACCGATGCCGCGCGGCTGACCCTGACCACGGCGGCGGCCGAGAAGGTCTACCGAACGCCGGGTCCGGCGGCGCAGCTCAATATCGCGTTGAAAGTCGGTACCGGCGCGCATCTTTCCTGGCTGCCGCAGGAGACCATCCTGTTCGATCGCGCGCGCGTGCAGCGCCGCTTCGACATCGAGCTTGACGAGACCGCGTCCCTTTTGCTTTGCGAGATCGTGGTGTTCGGTCGCACCGCGATGGGCGAGCGCATGGAGCAGGGCGAGTTCGTCGACCGCTGGCGTCTGCGCCGCGGCGGCAAGCTGGTCTTCGCCGAGACGGTCAGGCTCGACGGCGATATCGGCAGGAAGCTTGCGCGGCCCGCGTTCGCCAAGGGCGGGGCGGTCATCGGCACCGCGTTGATCGTGCCGGGCGACGAGGCCCTGGTCGAGCGCATCCACGAGGCGGCCGACACTTTTGCCGGCGAGGTCGGGATATCCGCCTGGAACGGCTTTGCAATGGCGCGCTTCTGTGCCCAAGATGCGGCCCGCTTGCGCGCCGACATGATGGCGGTGCTGGCGCGCGCGGGCGCGGCCTTGCCGCGGCTCTGGCTGAATTGA
- the urtE gene encoding urea ABC transporter ATP-binding subunit UrtE, producing the protein MLEVKDINLYYGAAQALRGVSISAEPGKVTCVLGRNGVGKTSLLRAMVGQYPISSGSIVFDGRDITSLKPYERARKGIGFVPQGREIFPLLTVEENLKTGFGPLKREDKHIPDDVFSLFPVLQSMLGRRGGDLSGGQQQQLAIGRALVMRPKLLLLDEPTEGIQPSIIKDIGRAISYLRNLGNIAIVLVEQYLDFACELGDSFAVMDRGAVKYTCDRSNLDASEISRQMAL; encoded by the coding sequence ATGCTCGAGGTCAAGGACATCAATCTCTACTATGGTGCCGCCCAAGCGCTGCGCGGCGTCTCGATCTCGGCCGAGCCGGGCAAAGTGACCTGCGTGCTCGGGCGCAATGGCGTCGGCAAGACCTCACTGCTTCGCGCCATGGTCGGCCAGTATCCGATCTCGTCGGGATCGATCGTGTTCGATGGCCGCGACATCACTTCCCTGAAGCCCTATGAGCGGGCGCGCAAGGGCATCGGCTTCGTACCGCAGGGCCGCGAGATCTTTCCACTGCTGACGGTCGAGGAGAACCTCAAGACCGGCTTCGGTCCGCTCAAGCGCGAAGACAAGCACATCCCGGACGATGTGTTCTCGCTGTTTCCGGTGCTGCAATCGATGCTGGGCCGGCGCGGCGGCGACCTTTCGGGCGGTCAGCAGCAGCAGCTCGCGATCGGGCGCGCGCTGGTGATGCGGCCAAAGCTGCTCCTGCTCGACGAGCCGACCGAGGGCATCCAGCCCTCGATCATCAAGGACATCGGGCGGGCGATCTCTTACCTGCGCAATCTCGGCAATATCGCCATCGTGCTGGTCGAACAATATCTCGACTTTGCCTGCGAACTCGGCGACAGTTTTGCCGTGATGGACCGCGGCGCGGTGAAATACACCTGCGACCGCAGCAATCTCGACGCGAGCGAAATCAGCCGCCAGATGGCGCTGTAG
- the urtD gene encoding urea ABC transporter ATP-binding protein UrtD, which produces MNVMDTRATSAMLYLDGVHVSFDGFHAINNLSLTLEPGEMRAIIGPNGAGKTTMMDIITGKTKPDEGAVLFDGVTDLTRLDETRIAELGIGRKFQKPTVFESQTVQDNLLLALNVDHSVRGTLFWRGSRAESERIDKVLETIRLTEARNRLAGSLSHGQKQWLEIGMLLAQDPKLLLVDEPVAGMTDVETHLTAELLKEINKTHTVMVVEHDMTFVRELGVKVTCLHEGSVLAEGTIDQVSSNERVIEVYLGR; this is translated from the coding sequence ATGAACGTCATGGACACGCGCGCGACCTCCGCAATGCTCTATCTCGACGGCGTGCACGTCTCGTTCGACGGCTTCCACGCCATCAACAATTTGTCGCTGACACTCGAGCCCGGCGAGATGCGCGCCATCATCGGCCCGAACGGCGCCGGCAAGACCACGATGATGGACATCATCACCGGCAAGACCAAGCCCGACGAGGGCGCCGTGCTGTTCGACGGCGTCACCGACCTGACGCGGCTCGACGAGACCCGGATCGCCGAACTCGGCATCGGCCGCAAATTCCAGAAGCCGACCGTGTTCGAGAGCCAGACCGTGCAGGACAATCTCCTGCTCGCGCTCAACGTCGACCACTCCGTGCGCGGCACGTTGTTCTGGCGCGGCAGCAGGGCGGAATCCGAGCGCATCGACAAGGTGCTGGAGACGATCCGCCTCACCGAGGCGCGCAACCGGCTCGCCGGCAGCCTCAGCCACGGCCAGAAGCAGTGGCTCGAGATCGGCATGCTGCTGGCGCAGGATCCGAAGCTTCTTCTGGTCGACGAGCCCGTCGCCGGGATGACCGACGTCGAGACGCATCTCACGGCCGAGCTGCTCAAGGAGATCAACAAGACCCACACCGTCATGGTGGTCGAGCACGACATGACCTTCGTGCGCGAGCTCGGCGTCAAGGTCACCTGCCTGCACGAAGGCTCCGTTCTCGCGGAGGGCACCATCGACCAGGTCTCGTCCAACGAGCGGGTCATCGAAGTCTATCTGGGACGCTGA
- the urtC gene encoding urea ABC transporter permease subunit UrtC, which yields MTPHMLTRSLDRGATIFLAIVAACGILIPLSNLLLPAGSFLQVPTYLVALWGKYVCYAILALSIDLIWGYCGILSLGHGAFFALGGYAMGMYLMRQIGTRGVYGNPILPDFMVFLNYSKLPWYWYGFDMFWFASLMVLVVPGLLAFCFGWLAFRSRVTGVYLSIITQAMTYALLLAFFRNDFGFGGNNGLTDFKDILGFNVQAEGTRAALFALSCLALIVGFLICRAIVTSKLGKVLIAVRDAESRTRFLGYRVESYKLFVFTVSACMAGVAGALYVPQVGIINPSEFAPGNSIEAVIWVAVGGRGTLVGAALGAVVVNYAKTFFTSGMLAPYWLFMLGALFILVTLLLPKGIVGTFNSLWESSNEKRPAETAASAAAEDGITEPKMVEERS from the coding sequence ATGACCCCTCACATGCTCACGCGATCGCTGGACCGCGGCGCGACGATCTTCCTTGCCATCGTCGCGGCGTGCGGAATCCTCATCCCGCTCTCCAACCTGCTCTTGCCCGCGGGCTCGTTCCTGCAGGTGCCGACCTATCTCGTCGCGCTTTGGGGCAAATATGTTTGCTACGCCATCCTGGCGCTGTCGATCGACCTGATCTGGGGCTATTGCGGCATCCTTTCGCTCGGCCACGGCGCCTTCTTCGCGCTCGGCGGCTACGCCATGGGCATGTATCTGATGCGGCAGATCGGCACTCGCGGCGTCTACGGCAATCCGATCCTGCCCGACTTCATGGTGTTCCTGAACTATTCGAAGCTGCCCTGGTACTGGTACGGCTTCGACATGTTCTGGTTCGCAAGCCTGATGGTGCTGGTGGTGCCGGGCCTGCTTGCCTTCTGCTTCGGCTGGCTCGCCTTCCGCTCCCGCGTCACCGGCGTCTACCTGTCGATCATCACACAGGCGATGACCTACGCGCTGCTGCTCGCATTCTTCCGCAATGATTTCGGCTTCGGCGGCAACAACGGCCTGACCGACTTCAAGGACATTCTCGGCTTCAACGTCCAGGCCGAAGGCACGCGTGCGGCGCTGTTCGCGCTGAGCTGCCTCGCGCTGATCGTCGGCTTCCTGATCTGCCGCGCCATCGTCACCTCCAAGCTCGGCAAGGTGCTGATCGCGGTGCGCGATGCGGAGTCGCGGACGCGCTTCCTCGGCTACCGCGTTGAATCCTACAAGCTGTTCGTGTTCACGGTGTCGGCCTGCATGGCCGGCGTCGCCGGCGCGCTCTACGTGCCCCAGGTCGGCATCATCAACCCGAGTGAATTCGCGCCGGGCAACTCGATCGAGGCGGTGATCTGGGTCGCAGTCGGCGGCCGCGGCACGCTGGTCGGCGCCGCGCTCGGCGCCGTCGTCGTCAACTACGCCAAGACGTTCTTCACCTCCGGCATGCTCGCGCCGTACTGGCTGTTCATGCTGGGCGCGCTGTTCATCCTCGTGACTCTGCTGCTGCCGAAAGGCATCGTCGGCACCTTCAATTCCTTGTGGGAGTCGTCGAACGAAAAGCGTCCGGCCGAGACCGCCGCGAGCGCCGCAGCCGAAGACGGCATCACCGAACCGAAGATGGTGGAGGAGCGGTCATGA
- the urtB gene encoding urea ABC transporter permease subunit UrtB → MPAKLSARLCSLVLSLFLIAFALPAFAGPFEDAVAKFANDEFSDTEEAIGVVASSGNPLAFPIISALQDGRLMADSDSKKVYVTGADGKSIDAATGQPVASVPDSASAVRLNNRLRRSVDAALGSLTLQSPDLATRLQAAQSVFKSHEETALDAVESALAKESNKSVKSALGEARAAILLYKSDATEVEKLEAVATIKARGDQEALALLTGIGSDQPQSVTKAAASAIGSIQNSLAVWSTVQNAWYGLSLGSVLLLAAIGLAITFGVMGVINMAHGEMVMIGAYTTFVVQEVIRTRHPGLFDYSLLIAVPLAFLVAGAIGVLIERSIIRFLYGRPLETLLATWGLSLVLQQAVRTMFGPTNREVGNPSWMSGAFELGQITITYNRLWILVFTLAVFAILLAMLRYTALGLEMRAVTQNRRMAASMGIATSRVDALTFGLGSGIAGIAGVALSQIDNVSPNLGQSYIIDSFMVVVFGGVGNLWGTLVGAFTLGIANKFLEPVAGAVLGKIAILVLIILFIQKRPRGLFALKGRAVEA, encoded by the coding sequence GTGCCAGCCAAACTGTCCGCTCGTCTCTGCTCGCTTGTGCTCTCGCTGTTTCTGATCGCGTTCGCGCTCCCGGCCTTTGCCGGTCCGTTCGAGGATGCGGTTGCCAAATTTGCCAACGACGAATTCTCCGACACGGAGGAGGCGATCGGCGTGGTCGCCAGCAGCGGCAATCCGCTGGCCTTTCCGATCATCAGCGCGCTCCAGGACGGCCGGCTGATGGCCGATTCCGACAGCAAGAAGGTCTACGTCACCGGTGCCGACGGCAAGTCGATCGACGCCGCCACCGGACAGCCGGTCGCCAGCGTTCCCGACAGCGCGAGCGCGGTCCGCCTCAACAACCGGCTGCGCCGCAGCGTCGACGCTGCGCTTGGCAGCCTGACGCTGCAGTCGCCGGATCTCGCGACGCGCCTGCAGGCCGCGCAATCCGTGTTCAAGTCGCATGAGGAGACGGCGCTCGATGCCGTCGAGAGCGCGCTCGCCAAGGAAAGCAACAAGTCGGTCAAGTCGGCGCTGGGCGAGGCCCGCGCGGCGATCCTGCTTTATAAGTCCGACGCCACCGAAGTGGAGAAGCTCGAGGCGGTCGCCACCATCAAGGCGCGCGGCGACCAGGAAGCGCTCGCGCTGCTCACCGGCATCGGCAGCGATCAGCCTCAATCGGTGACCAAGGCCGCGGCAAGCGCGATCGGCTCGATCCAGAACTCGCTCGCGGTCTGGTCTACGGTGCAGAACGCCTGGTACGGCCTTTCGCTCGGCTCGGTGCTGCTGCTCGCGGCGATCGGACTCGCCATCACCTTCGGCGTGATGGGCGTCATCAACATGGCCCATGGCGAGATGGTGATGATCGGGGCCTACACCACCTTCGTGGTGCAAGAAGTGATCCGCACCCGCCATCCCGGCCTGTTCGACTATTCGCTGCTGATCGCCGTGCCGCTCGCCTTCCTCGTCGCCGGCGCGATCGGCGTCCTGATCGAGCGCAGCATCATCCGCTTCCTCTACGGCCGTCCGCTGGAGACGCTGCTTGCGACCTGGGGCCTGTCGCTGGTGCTGCAGCAGGCCGTGCGCACCATGTTCGGCCCGACCAACCGCGAGGTCGGCAATCCCTCCTGGATGAGCGGCGCCTTCGAGCTCGGCCAGATCACCATCACCTATAATCGTCTCTGGATCCTTGTCTTCACGCTCGCCGTGTTCGCAATCCTGCTCGCCATGCTGCGCTACACAGCCCTAGGGCTGGAGATGCGTGCGGTGACGCAGAACCGCCGCATGGCGGCTTCGATGGGCATCGCCACCTCCCGCGTCGATGCGCTGACCTTCGGCCTCGGCTCGGGGATTGCCGGCATTGCCGGCGTGGCGCTGTCGCAGATCGACAATGTCAGCCCCAATCTCGGCCAGAGCTACATCATCGACAGCTTCATGGTCGTGGTGTTCGGCGGCGTCGGCAATCTCTGGGGCACGCTCGTCGGCGCCTTCACGCTCGGCATTGCCAACAAGTTCCTGGAGCCGGTCGCCGGCGCCGTGCTCGGCAAGATCGCGATCCTGGTTCTGATCATCCTGTTCATTCAAAAACGCCCGCGCGGCCTGTTCGCGCTCAAGGGCCGCGCGGTGGAAGCATGA
- the urtA gene encoding urea ABC transporter substrate-binding protein — protein sequence MLTKSTHDIAASFSRRRWLAATAGLMLGLASFTGAKAADDTIKVGVLHSLSGTMAISETTLKDTILFLIDEQNKKGGVLGKKLEAVVVDPASNWPLFAEKARELITKDKVSVVFGCWTSVSRKSVLPVFKELNNILFYPVQYEGEESERNVFYTGAAPNQQAIPAVDYLMKEEKVKRWVLAGTDYVYPRTTNKILEAYLKSKGVAQEDIMINYTPFGHSDWQTIVADIKKFGSAGKKTAVVSTINGDANVPFYKELGNQGIKAKDIPVVAFSVGEEELAGIDTKPLVGHLAAWNYFESIKTPANEKFIKEWQAYTKNPKRVTNDPMEAHVIGFNMWVKAVEKVKSTDPDKVIDALPGIEAPNLTGGVSKMLPNHHITKPVFIGEIKGNGQFDVVWKTPGLVAGDAWSKELDGSKDLIGDWVEKKCGNFNVKTKKCLGSGS from the coding sequence ATGCTTACCAAATCCACTCACGATATAGCGGCGTCATTTAGCCGCCGCCGCTGGCTCGCGGCGACCGCCGGACTGATGCTCGGTCTGGCTTCATTTACCGGCGCGAAGGCCGCGGACGACACCATCAAGGTCGGCGTGCTTCATTCCCTGTCCGGCACCATGGCCATCAGCGAAACCACGCTGAAGGACACCATCCTCTTCCTGATCGACGAGCAGAACAAGAAGGGCGGCGTGCTCGGCAAGAAGCTCGAGGCCGTCGTCGTCGACCCCGCCTCCAACTGGCCGCTGTTCGCCGAGAAGGCGCGCGAGCTGATCACCAAGGACAAGGTTTCGGTCGTGTTCGGTTGCTGGACCTCGGTGTCCCGCAAGTCCGTGCTTCCGGTGTTCAAGGAGCTGAACAACATCCTGTTCTACCCCGTGCAGTACGAGGGTGAGGAGAGCGAGCGCAACGTGTTCTACACGGGCGCTGCGCCGAACCAGCAGGCGATCCCCGCCGTCGACTACCTGATGAAGGAAGAGAAGGTGAAGCGCTGGGTGCTCGCGGGCACCGACTACGTCTATCCGCGCACCACCAACAAGATCCTGGAAGCCTATCTGAAGTCGAAGGGTGTCGCCCAGGAAGACATCATGATCAACTACACGCCGTTCGGTCATTCCGACTGGCAGACGATCGTGGCCGACATCAAGAAGTTCGGTTCGGCCGGCAAGAAGACCGCGGTGGTCTCGACCATCAATGGCGATGCCAACGTTCCCTTCTACAAGGAGCTCGGCAACCAGGGCATCAAGGCCAAGGACATCCCGGTGGTCGCGTTCTCCGTGGGTGAGGAAGAACTCGCCGGCATCGACACCAAGCCGCTGGTCGGCCACCTCGCCGCCTGGAACTACTTCGAGTCGATCAAGACTCCGGCGAACGAGAAGTTCATCAAGGAGTGGCAGGCCTACACCAAGAATCCGAAGCGCGTGACCAACGACCCGATGGAAGCGCACGTGATCGGCTTCAACATGTGGGTGAAGGCGGTCGAGAAGGTGAAGTCGACCGATCCGGACAAGGTGATCGACGCGCTCCCCGGCATCGAGGCGCCGAACCTGACCGGCGGCGTGTCGAAGATGCTGCCCAACCACCACATCACCAAGCCGGTGTTCATCGGCGAGATCAAGGGCAATGGCCAGTTCGACGTGGTCTGGAAGACCCCGGGGCTGGTCGCCGGCGATGCCTGGTCGAAGGAACTCGACGGCTCGAAGGACCTGATCGGCGACTGGGTCGAGAAGAAGTGCGGCAACTTCAACGTCAAGACCAAGAAGTGCCTCGGCTCGGGATCCTGA